The proteins below are encoded in one region of Deinococcus sp. KNUC1210:
- a CDS encoding metallophosphoesterase, whose product MTIKFPAFPAPICAPDLHGHPEFLQMVLDRFPRRHIVCLGDYCDRGPDVPGVLKLLKPLVESGRVTALLGNHDDFFIRILLDGFRVRGWEESYFNATLAQYSSHAAAVEDALWMRDHLMQWHVWQHVYLSHAAPHKAWNPDKEMPEHLWGRPGEGTRSPLPDGCTFAVHGHTPTPTLRQDHQPLPVLLEQMDPDRTSALYLDTAAFHTGVYTVLDLADMQHHAFTRTQAATD is encoded by the coding sequence ATGACCATCAAATTCCCCGCGTTTCCCGCCCCGATCTGTGCCCCTGACCTGCACGGTCATCCGGAATTCCTCCAGATGGTACTCGACCGCTTCCCCAGACGGCACATCGTCTGTCTGGGCGACTATTGCGACAGGGGGCCTGACGTGCCGGGCGTACTGAAGCTCCTGAAGCCGCTGGTGGAATCCGGCCGCGTCACTGCCTTGTTGGGAAACCACGACGATTTTTTTATCCGGATCCTGCTCGACGGATTCAGGGTGCGCGGCTGGGAAGAGTCGTACTTCAACGCCACGCTGGCACAGTATTCCAGTCACGCCGCAGCGGTCGAGGATGCCCTGTGGATGCGCGACCACCTGATGCAGTGGCACGTCTGGCAGCACGTGTACCTCAGCCATGCGGCCCCACACAAGGCCTGGAATCCGGATAAGGAGATGCCCGAGCACCTGTGGGGCCGCCCAGGCGAGGGGACCCGCTCTCCCCTGCCGGACGGCTGCACCTTCGCGGTGCATGGCCACACGCCGACACCGACCCTGCGCCAGGACCATCAGCCGCTGCCGGTGCTGCTGGAACAGATGGACCCCGACCGCACCAGCGCCCTGTACCTCGACACCGCCGCGTTCCATACCGGGGTCTACACGGTGCTCGACCTCGCGGACATGCAGCATCACGCCTTCACCCGCACCCAGGCGGCCACCGATTGA
- a CDS encoding phage tail tube protein — protein MTFTPNTAPVNDGRFGWLALALQTAPNTFVPPTTFLRESGGSGVKPDYLERMDDFFALSRFEAPALAAGYDIKMTWSGELAPAEYGFLMQAIFGAAVTGTITPSSATQWAPYLPLPAICGQWFVPTQGLLQFLDAQLYDLTITIPSDRTKNATYTATAQACTGTFVKIGDTDPGVTPVTPVVPAYGQGLFNGSGVITIGGTAVIPDGDVTIKFMNPVDPLPAVGLTIPGFAPSTNPISMELSTKFNGNQNVILEASRGKGFLAVVYTLNGKAITMNAQVTAFAPPIGPGRVVTDATFRARSATPGAAPFTIAV, from the coding sequence ATGACCTTCACTCCCAACACCGCGCCGGTCAATGACGGGCGCTTCGGCTGGCTGGCCCTGGCCCTCCAGACCGCGCCGAATACCTTCGTCCCGCCCACCACCTTCCTGCGCGAATCCGGCGGCTCGGGCGTCAAACCGGACTACCTGGAGCGCATGGACGACTTCTTTGCCCTCAGCCGCTTTGAAGCGCCCGCCCTGGCGGCCGGGTACGACATCAAGATGACCTGGAGCGGTGAACTGGCTCCAGCGGAATACGGCTTCCTGATGCAGGCGATCTTCGGGGCGGCGGTCACGGGCACCATCACGCCCAGCAGTGCGACCCAGTGGGCTCCGTACCTGCCACTTCCAGCGATTTGTGGGCAGTGGTTCGTGCCGACTCAGGGTCTGTTGCAGTTCTTGGACGCGCAGCTGTATGACCTGACCATCACGATTCCGAGCGACCGCACGAAGAACGCCACGTACACGGCAACCGCGCAGGCCTGCACCGGAACGTTCGTCAAGATCGGGGATACCGACCCCGGCGTCACGCCCGTCACGCCCGTGGTACCTGCTTACGGACAGGGCCTGTTCAACGGCAGCGGGGTGATCACCATCGGCGGCACGGCGGTGATTCCCGACGGTGACGTGACCATCAAGTTCATGAACCCGGTCGATCCGCTGCCCGCTGTGGGGCTGACGATTCCCGGCTTTGCGCCCAGTACCAACCCAATCTCGATGGAGCTGAGCACGAAGTTCAACGGCAACCAGAACGTCATTCTGGAAGCGAGCCGGGGCAAAGGCTTCCTGGCAGTGGTGTACACCCTCAACGGCAAGGCCATCACCATGAACGCCCAGGTCACGGCGTTCGCGCCCCCCATCGGGCCTGGCCGGGTGGTCACCGACGCGACCTTCCGCGCCCGCAGCGCCACGCCTGGTGCTGCACCATTCACCATCGCTGTCTGA
- a CDS encoding DUF4054 domain-containing protein — MSVLLDVTPQVVATLYPQAPAVTDEDVQAASDWAAREMRALGWVLPLADTPEWRELRRAISAYALYLATSGGAASGRGKASTQSAVTKSITFGSIKIDRAAANVENIAESLVTSSLEWLEIAGRHLSGAGLALGWGFPGTAR; from the coding sequence ATGAGCGTGCTGCTCGATGTGACCCCTCAGGTGGTGGCGACCCTGTATCCGCAAGCCCCGGCGGTGACGGACGAGGACGTTCAGGCCGCGTCCGACTGGGCTGCGCGGGAGATGCGGGCGTTGGGCTGGGTGCTCCCCCTTGCCGACACCCCGGAGTGGCGCGAGTTACGGCGAGCGATCAGCGCGTATGCGCTGTACCTGGCCACATCGGGCGGGGCTGCCAGCGGTCGGGGCAAGGCCAGCACCCAGAGTGCCGTGACCAAGTCCATCACCTTCGGCTCGATCAAGATTGACCGGGCCGCCGCGAACGTCGAGAACATCGCCGAGAGCCTGGTGACCAGTTCGCTGGAATGGCTGGAGATCGCCGGGCGGCATCTGAGCGGCGCGGGCCTGGCGCTCGGGTGGGGCTTCCCAGGGACAGCCCGGTGA
- a CDS encoding PspA/IM30 family protein → MKHQIALSMTLMQLAIGAGGTGTLPDTHLARINALQSAKNKPALTEEDLIVRPVRLFGNQLTSYFTRITDDDLRLLAQQINDAGGPALSAHMTDETPIGTFYAASVTPGGGDVLWLDTWVYFLNDADGQDLARKIDGGIINEASIGYWYERNVCSITGLDYWNSPYYAGREYEIVDPETGTTTTRLCFLWTIGNVEFAEGSLVYRGAYPGTQVGGDIGQPMNGESAVNVLPMPAQTRFQLAASRDMQTELDKKAQAHAASGSKPPSPAAKPAEPPSGQPPEGETVKLTLKLHDGSAATVENEESAQTVLNQQVAAAEKRAVQAERERVATAAGLEPAQLHDDTHLARLSAEAGDGRTYREDLLSRLERVTLTIEGNSEAGQRASERVKKVFKTADIADIRDEVERLEAKRDALVPSGQRSVENAEEGSEEPGKAPVRDLDSV, encoded by the coding sequence ATGAAACACCAGATCGCCCTCAGCATGACCCTGATGCAGCTCGCCATCGGCGCGGGCGGCACCGGCACTCTGCCAGACACCCATCTCGCCCGCATCAACGCGCTCCAGAGTGCCAAGAACAAACCCGCGCTGACCGAAGAGGACCTGATCGTCCGTCCGGTGCGGCTCTTTGGGAATCAACTCACCAGCTACTTCACGCGCATCACTGACGACGACCTGCGTCTGCTGGCGCAGCAGATCAACGATGCGGGCGGCCCGGCCCTCAGCGCCCACATGACCGACGAAACGCCCATCGGCACCTTCTACGCGGCCAGCGTGACGCCGGGCGGCGGGGACGTGCTGTGGCTCGACACCTGGGTGTACTTCCTCAACGACGCCGACGGACAGGACCTCGCAAGGAAGATCGACGGCGGCATCATCAACGAAGCCAGCATCGGCTACTGGTACGAGCGCAACGTCTGCTCGATCACCGGCCTGGACTACTGGAACAGTCCCTACTACGCCGGACGGGAATACGAGATTGTCGATCCCGAGACGGGCACCACCACCACGCGCCTGTGCTTCCTGTGGACCATCGGCAACGTCGAATTCGCCGAAGGCTCGCTGGTCTACCGGGGCGCATATCCCGGCACCCAGGTCGGTGGGGACATCGGACAGCCGATGAACGGCGAGAGTGCCGTCAACGTGTTGCCGATGCCCGCCCAGACCCGCTTCCAGCTCGCTGCGTCGCGCGACATGCAGACGGAGTTGGACAAGAAAGCGCAGGCCCACGCCGCGTCCGGAAGCAAGCCCCCCTCGCCTGCGGCCAAGCCTGCAGAACCCCCGAGCGGGCAGCCGCCGGAAGGAGAGACTGTGAAACTCACTCTGAAGCTCCACGACGGCAGCGCCGCGACGGTCGAGAACGAAGAAAGCGCCCAGACCGTGCTCAATCAGCAGGTCGCGGCGGCAGAGAAGCGGGCCGTGCAGGCCGAACGTGAACGCGTGGCGACCGCTGCCGGTCTGGAACCCGCGCAACTGCACGACGACACCCACCTGGCCCGCCTGTCGGCCGAGGCGGGCGACGGACGCACCTACCGCGAGGATCTGCTGTCCCGCCTGGAACGCGTCACCCTGACCATCGAAGGCAACAGCGAGGCCGGGCAGCGGGCGTCGGAGCGCGTCAAGAAGGTCTTCAAGACCGCCGACATCGCCGACATCCGCGATGAAGTCGAACGCCTGGAGGCCAAGCGCGACGCGCTGGTGCCGAGTGGGCAGCGCTCGGTCGAGAACGCAGAGGAGGGCAGCGAGGAGCCGGGGAAGGCGCCCGTCCGCGACCTGGACTCGGTCTAA